The Streptomyces fungicidicus nucleotide sequence GCGCGTTCACGGGCTTCTTCTGGGGCTCGCTGGTGCGGGTGGCGCTGCTGCACCACGTGACGTGGTCGATCAACTCGATCTGTCACGCGGTGGGCCGGCGACCCTTCAAGTCGCGGGACCGTTCGGGCAACGTGTGGTGGCTGGCGGTGCTGTCGTGCGGTGAGTCCTGGCACAACCTGCACCACGCCGACCCGACGTCCGCGCGGCACGGCGTGGAGCGCTGGCAGCTGGATTCCTCGGCCCGGCTGATCCGCTGGTTCGAGCAGCTGGGCTGGGCGTACGACGTGCGGTGGCCGTCACGCTCGCGTATCGATTCGCGCCGGAACTCCGCGGAAGACAGCGTCCGGCGCGGGAAGGAACGCGTCGAGGCGGCATGATGGTCGGTGTGGCCACCGACTCCAGCAGCACCCCGAACAGCGAGAAGCCCCGGCGCGCCCGCCGCACCCGGATGACCGGTGCGGAGCGCCGCCAGCAGCTGCTGGAGATCGGCCGCACCCTCTTCGCGGCGAAGGGCTTCGAGGGCACGTCGGTGGAGGAGATCGCGGCGCGGGCCGGGGTCTCCAAGCCGGTGGTGTACGAGCACTTCGGCGGCAAGGAGGGTCTGTACGCCGTGGTGGTGGACCGGGAGATGCGGCGCCTGCTGGACATGGTGACCGGTTCGCTGACGGCGGGCCATCCGCGGGAGCTGTGCGAGCAGGCGGCGTTCGCGCTCCTCGACTACATCGAGGAGTACACGGACGGTTTCCGCATCCTGGTCCGGGACTCCCCCATCCCCCAGTCGACGGGGTCGTTCGCCTCGCTGATCTCGGACATCGCCACCCAGGTGGAGGACATCCTGGGCCGCGAGTTCAAGAGCCGGGGCTTCGATCCGAAGCTGGCGCCGCTGTACGCGCAGGCCCTGGTCGGGATGGTGGCCCTGACCGGCCAGTGGTGGCTGGACGTCCGCAAGCCGAAGAAGGCGGAGGTGGCCGCGCACCTGGTCAACCTGGCCTGGCACGGTCTGGACGGCCTGGAGCCCAAGCCCCGGCTGATAGGCCACCGGAAGAGCTGAACCGGTAGCGCACTGCGATCGTTCTCGAGCCGCACGCCCTGAGATCAACTCCCCTTGCGCGCGACGGCGAAGACGCGGCGGAAGGGGAACGGGGTGCCGTGGGGGCCCGTCGGGTAGGCGGCGCGCAGGGCGGTGCGGTACTCGGCGACGAAGGCGTCCCGGGCCCGCGGGTCGTCGGCGAGGGCGGTGAGGACGGGGCGCAGTCCGGTGCCCTTCACCCAGTCGAGGACCGGGTCCTCGCCGGTCAGCAGGTGGACGTAGGTCGTCTCCCAGGCGTCGGCCGCGCAGCCCAGGGCGGTCAGGTGCTCCAGGTAGGCCTCGGGGCGGAGCACGGCGTCGTCGTGGCGCAGGACGCCGTCCAGGCGGTCGCGCCAGCGCGGGGAGCCGGCGATGTCGCGCATCAGGGTGTGGCTGGGGGCGTCGAAGTTGCCGGGCACCTGGAAGGCGAAGGTGCCGCCGGGGGCGAGCCCGGCGATCCAGTCGGCGAACCTCTCCACGTGTCCCGGGACCCACTGCAGCGTGGCGTTGCTGACGATCAGGTCGTACGGCTCGTCCGGGGTCCAGGTCCGGACGTCGGCGTGGGCGAAGTCGAGCCGGCCGCCCCCGGAGACCGGGCCCCCGTGGTCGGCGCGGGCCCTGCCGAGCATCTCGGGCGAGTTGTCGTAGCCGGTGATCCGGGCCGTCGGCCAGCGGCCGGCGAGCAGCGCGGTCACGTTGCCGGCGCCGCAGCCGAGGTCGGCGACGCGGGGCGGGTCGCCCGGGAGGCCGGGGACGCGGGCGAGCAGGTCGGTGAAGGGCCGGGCGCGGTGTCCGGCGTGACGCAGGTACTGGGCGGGGTCCCAGGCGGGGGTGGCGGCTGCTGCGGACATGGGGCCTCCCGGGGGTGGTGGACGGGTACCCACCCTCACTCCCCAGACATCTCGACGTCAAGAGACTTCACATCAAGAGACTTCACATCGACACAACCACTACACTGATCGCCATGGAGGACGAGGTCGATCGGCTGGTCGCAGCGTGGCGCCGGGAGCGCCCGGACCTCGACGTGGAACCGCTCGAGGTGCTCAGCCGGGTGAGCAGACTGGCCCGGCACCTGGACCGGGCACGCCGGCTCGCCTTCACCGAGCACGGGCTGGAGTCCTGGGAGTTCGACGTGCTGACCGCGCTGCGCCGCGCGGGCACCCCGTACCAGCTCTCCCCGGGGCAGCTCCTCACGCAGACGCTCGTCACCTCGGGCACGATGACCAACCGCATCGACCGCCTCACCAAGAAGGGCCTGGTGGAGCGGCTGCCCGACCCCAGCGACCGGCGCGGTGTGCTGGTCCGCCTCACGGCCGAGGGCCGCGACCGGGCCGATCAGGCGCTGGCCGGACTGCTGGCGCAGGAGCGGGCGATCCTGGCGGAACTCACCCGCGCCCAGCGCGGCGAACTCGCCGGTCTGCTACGCCAGTTGACCGCCCCGTTCGACAACATCCCCGGTTAGGTCGACGGGCCCGACACCCGCCCGCCGGGCGAGGGCCACCGCGGCCAGCGTGGAGTGCACGCCCAGTTTCCCGAGCACGTTCTGCATATGGGTCCGCACGGTGTGCGGGGACAGGTACAGGCGCTCGGCGACGGCCTTGCGCCCCAGTCCCGCGACCATGCACCGCAGCACCTCCCGCTCGCGCGGGGTGAGGGACTCCACGAGCCGTTCGCTCTCGGTGCGGTGCCGCCGGGCCGCGGTCAACTCCCGCAGCACCCCGGTCAGCAGGGCGGGCGGCAGATGCGTCTCGTCGCGCAGCACGCCCCGGATGACGGTGAGCAGACGGTTCAGCGAGCAGTCCTTGGCCACCCACCCGGAGGCGCCCGCCTGCAGCGCGAGCGCGGCACGGGCCGGGTCGTCCTTCTCGGCGAGGACCACGATCCTCACCAGCGGCTGCGCCGAACGCACCCCGGTGACCAGCGACATCCCGTCGACGAGCCCGTCCTCGTCACCGGCCTGCACGGGCACGGCCGGCCGGCCGCCCGGCACCTTGCCGCCCAGATCGGCGTCGACGAGGAGCACGTCGAACCGCCGCCCCTCGGCGGCCGCCCGCTCCAGGCAGCGCAGCGCGGCCGGGCCGCTGCCCGCCGCGGACACGTCGACGTCGGGCTCTGCGGCCAGGGCCGCGGCCAGCGACTCCGCGAAGATGCGGTGGTCGTCGACGACCAGGACTCGAATGCGCACCACGAAACCCCCTTCCCCGAGCTCCTCACAGAGCAGGGGACTACCCCATCGTCGGAGGTCGACACCGGCGCGGGTACGACGCCGAGGCCCCTGTCACTGCACTCACCTGACCCGGGACGGGCCGCCGCGGCCGCACGGCCGCCGCCGCGCGACAACCGCCACCCCCGCCCCGGACGCCGTACCCGACCGTCTCGCCCCCGGAACGGCGCCGGCCCCCACCGGCGCTGTTCATCAGGGTACGGGCGGGGGCCGGGAGCGGAAGCGGATTTGCAGAACTGGCGGCCTGACGCGTTTATGGTGAGCCGCATGTTTCGTCTTGAGACAGAAGTCGACAAAGCCCGACGCGATCTGCTCCACAGGCGGCTGAGGGACACCAACACCGCGGCCTCGGCGGTCCTGCGCGCCCTGCGCGGAACCCCGGCCGCACGCGAATCGCCTTTGCACGTGTGGGCGTCGGATGCGAACGGCGAGCTGGCCGGCGGCCTGGTCGGCCACACCTGGACGGCCTGGCTGCACGTGACGTACCTCTGGGTCGACGACCGCCACCGGGGAGCGGGCCTGGGCTCCTCGCTCCTCGCCGAGGCGGAACGCGTCGCCGCCGGACGCGGCTGCACGGCCTCCCGCGTGGAGACCTGGGACTTCCAGGCCCCGGACTTCTACCGGCGCCAGGGCTACGAGGTGGTCTGCGTGATCCCCGACTACCCGCCGGGGATCACGGAGTACACCCTCACCAAACAGCTGCGCTGAGCGGTCAGCGCACGCGCCGCGCGCCCGCCGAGGGCACCGCCTCGAAGACGCGGGGAGCGGCGAAGCCGGCCGCCGCGAAGGCCTCTTCCACCGCCTTGGTGACGGCGGGGACGTCCGCCTCCTCGGCCAGGACGATGGCCGAGCCGCCGAAGCCGCCGCCGGTCATCCGGGCGCCGAGGGCGCCGGCGGTGACGGCGGTGTCCACCACCAGGTCGAGTTCCGGGCAGGAGACGCGGAAGTCGTCGCGGAGGGAGGCGTGGCCCTCGACCAGGACCGGGCCGATGGCGCGGGTCTCGCCCGACTCCAGCAGCCGGACCACCCTCTCCACCCGCTGGTCCTCCGTCACCACGTGCCGGACCAGGCGGCGGACCTCCTCCTCGTCGCCCAGCCGCCCGAGCGCCGCGTCCAGTTCCGCGTACGGGACGTCCCGCAGGGCGTCGACGCCCAGCAGGGCCGCGCCCTTCTCGCAGCCCGCGCGGCGCTTGCCGTACTCGCCCTCGCTGTGGCTGTGCTTGACCTGGGTGTCGACGACGAGCAGGCGCATGCCCTCGGCGGCCAGGTCGAAGGGGATCTGGCGCTGGGAGAGGTCGCGGGTGTCGAGGAACAGGGCGTGACCGGTCTCGCAGCACGCCGAGGCCGTCTGGTCCATGATGCCGACGGGGGCGCCGACGTAGACGTTCTCCGCGCGCTGGCACAGCCGGGCCAGCTGCCAGCCGCGCAGGCCGAGGCCGAACAGGTCGTTCAGGGCGAGCGCGACGACGACCTCCAGGGCCGCCGAGGACGACAGGCCCGCCCCCGCCGGGACGCTCGAGGCCAGGTGGATGTCCGCGCCGGTCACGGTGTGCCCGGCCTCGCGCAGCGCCCACACCACGCCCGCCGGGTAGGCGGTCCACCGCCTGTCGGACTCGGGGGTCAGGGCGTCCACCGCCAGTTCCACGACCGGCCCGTCCACGTCCGCGGAGTGCAGCCGCAGCACTCCGTCGTCCCGCCGGGTCACCGCGGCGACCGCGGTGTGCGGCAGGGCGAACGGCATGACGAAGCCGTCGTTGTAGTCGGTGTGCTCACCGATGAGGTTGACCCGGCCCGGTGCCGCCCACACCCCGTCCGGCGCGGCACCGTACAGCTCCTCGAACCGCTCGGCGACGGACCCCGCGACGGCCTCGCTGGACTCGCTCATGCCCTGACCCCTGCCCCTTCGTGACGTTCTAGTCGGTCTGCTCGGCGCGCTGCTGCGCGAACTCCCACGCGTCGGCGACGATCCCCGCGAGGTCCGTGCGCGACGGATTCCAGCCCAGCCTCTCGCGGGCCGTGGCGGCCGACGCGACCAGGACCGCCGGGTCGCCGCCCCGGCGCGGGGCCACGACCTCGGGGATCGGCCGGCCGGTGACCTTGCGGACCGTCTCGACGACCTCGCGGACGGAGAAGCCCTCGCCGTTGCCGAGGTTGCAGACCAGGTGCTCGCCCGGCGCGGCGGCCCCCAGCGCGAGCAGATGGGCCTCGGCCAGGTCGGCGACGTGGATGTAGTCGCGCACACAGGTGCCGTCCGGCGTCGGGTAGTCGTCGCCGTAGACGGAGATCGACTCGCGCCGGCCCTGGGCCACCTGCAGCACCAGCGGGATGAGGTGCGACTCGGGGTCGTGCCGCTCGCCCTGCCGTCCGTACGCGCCGGCCACGTTGAAGTAGCGCAGGGAGACCGCGCCCAGCCCGTGGGCGGCCGCCTCGCCGCTGATCATGTGGTCGACGGCGAGCTTGGAGGCGCCGTAGGGGTTGGTGGGCCGGGTGGGCGCGGACTCGGTGATCGGCACCTGCTCGGGTTCGCCGTAGGTGGCGGCCGTGGAGGAGAACACGAGCCGGCGCACGCCCGCCTCGCGCATCGCGCCGAGCAGCGCCATGGTGCCGCCGACGTTGTTGTCCCAGTACTTCTCGGGCTTCGCCACCGACTCGCCGACCTGTGAGAAGGCGGCGAAGTGCAGCACCCCGTCGTACGACGAGTCCAGCCATTTGGCGGCGTCGCGGATGTCGCCCTCGACGAACGACGCGCCCGTGGGAACGCCTTCCCGGAACCCGGTGGACAGGTTGTCGAGGACGACGACCTCGTGTCCGGCCTCGATCAGATGCTGGGCGACGACCCCGCCGACATACCCCGCACCGCCGGTGACCAGGTACTTCCCGCTCATGAACTCGCTACCTCCCGCAGTCGCTGGGCCGCGCGCTCCGGCGGCACGTCGTTGATGAACACGTTCATGCCGGACTCGGAGCCCGCGAGGAACTTCAGCTTGCCGGACGTGCGGCGGATGGTGAAAAGCTCGAGGTGCAGCGCGAAGTCGTCACGCGTCACGCCCTCGAAGTCCTCCAGCTGCCCGAACGGGGCCTGGTGCCAGGCCGCGATGTACGGCGTCGGAGGCTCGTTCTCCCCGAAGATCCGGTCGAAGCGCTTCAAGAGTTCCAGATAGACCTGGGGGAACTCTGTGCGCGCCGCCTCGTCCAGCCCGAGCAGGTCGGGCACCCGGCGCAGGGGGTAGAGGTGGACCTCGTAGGGCCAGTGCGCCGCGTAGGGCACGAAGGCCACCCAGTGTTCACTCCGGAGGACGATCCGTTCCTCCGTCAGTTCCCGCTGCAGCACGGCGTCGAAGAGGTTCTCCCCGCCGGTCGCCTCTTTGTGTGCGGCCACTTGGCGCAGCATCAGGGCGGTGCGGGGGGTGGTGAAGGGGTAGGCGTAGATCTGCCCGTGGGGGTGCTGGAGGGTGACGCCGATCTCGGCTCCCCGGTTCTCGAAGCAGAAGACCTGTTCGACGGAGGGCAGATGCGACAGCTCGGAGGTCCGGTCGGTCCAGGCGTCGAGCACCAGCCGGGCCTGCGGCTCGCTCAGCGAGGCGAAGGACGCCTGGTGGTCGGAGGTGAAGCAGACGACCTCGCACCGGCCCGAGTCGCCGGCCAGGGAGGGGAAACGGTTCTCGAAGACCACCACGTCGTACGAGGAGTCCGGGACCTCGCTCAGCCGGTCGCCCCGGGAGGGGCAGAGGGGGCATTCGTCGGCCGGCGGGTGGTAGGTGCGGCCCTGGCGGTGGGAGGCGATGGCGACGGAATCGCCCAGCAGCGCGTCGTGGCGCACTTCGGAGGTGGTGACGGTGGCGTCCAGCGGGCGGCGGTCGACGGCGTCCCGCACGGTGTCGTCGCCCAGGTCGTAGTAGACGAGCTCGCGACCGTCGGCCAGCCGGGTCGAGGTCTTCTTCACTGCGGCACTCCTCTGCACCCACCAGTCACCCAACACAATCGAACATAACACATCACAACTCACCAGCGCGCGGCTCTCATCACGATCAAACAAAGAACATCACCAGAAGTGTTCAGTTACTGAACACAGAGGCATAGGTTCCGCACCGGATCAGTTCGCGAACGAAGCGAGTGTGTATGCAAACCCCCACATATCTGGCCGCAGAGCTTCGACTCCCCACCAACTGGCTGGACTACACGATCCTCGGGATCTACTTCGTCGTGGTGCTGGGCATCGGCTTCGCGGCCCGCCGCTCGGTCAAGACCAGCCTCGACTTCTTCCTCTCCGGCCGCTCCCTGCCCGCCTGGGTCACCGGCCTCGCCTTCGTCGCCGCCAACCTGGGCGCCACCGAGATCCTCGGCATGGCGGCCAACAGCGCGCAGTACGGCGTCTACACGACCCACTGGTACTGGATCGGCGCCATCCCCGCGATGGTCTTCCTGGGCCTGGTGATGATGCCGTTCTACTACGGCAGCAAGGTCCGCTCGGTCCCCGAGTTCCTGCTGATGCGCTTCGACAGAGCGGCCCACCTGCTCAGCTCGATCCTCTTCGCGGCCGCCGCCATCCTGATCGCCGGCGTCAACCTGTACGCCCTGGCGATCGTCGTCGAGGCCCTGCTCGGCTGGCCGCAGTGGGTGGCCATCGTCGTCGCCGGCTTCTTCGTCCTGGCCTACATCACCCTGGGCGGCCTCTCCTCCGCGATCTACAACGAGGTCCTGCAGTTCTTCGTCATCCTGGCCGCGCTCATCCCCATCACCGTGCTCGGCCTGAAGAGCGTCGGCGGCTGGGACGGCCTGTCCGACTCCCTGAGCGCGTCGCACGGCGGCGACTTCATGACCGCCTGGGGCGGCACCGGCATCGGCAGCGACAACCCGCTCGGCGCCAACTGGCTGACCATCGTCCTCGGCCTCGGCTTCGTCCTCTCCTTCGGCTACTGGACGACCAACTTCGCCGAGGTGCAGCGCGCCCTGTCCGCGAAGAACCTCTCGGCGGCCCAGCGCACCCCGCTCATCGCCGCCTTCCCGAAGATCTTCATCGTGTTCCTGGTGATGATCCCGGGCCTGGTCGCCGCGGTGCTGGTGCCCAGCATCGGCACGCCCGACTCTGACCTGCAGTACAACGACGCCATCCCGTACCTGATGGAACAGCTCCTGCCCAACGGCGTCCTCGGCATCGCCGTCACGGGTCTGCTGGCCGCGTTCATGGCCGGCATGGCGGCCAACGTCTCCTCGTTCAACACGGTCTTCACCACCGACATCTGGCAGAGGTACGTGGTGACCGACCGCGAGGACGCCTACTACGTCCGCTTCGGCCGCCTGATCACCGCGATCGGCGTCCTCGCCTCCATCGGCACGGCGTTCCTGGCCAGCTCCTTCTCCAACATCATGAGCTACCTCCAGACGCTGTTCTCCTTCTTCAACGTGCCGATGTTCGTGGTCTTCATCATCGGCATGTTCTGGAAGCGCGCCTCGATGAAGTCCGGCTTCTGGGGCCTGATCGCCGGCACCACCGCCGCGATGGTCAACTACTTCGTCATCTACAAGCAGGGCATCATCGACATCCCGTCCGACCAGGGCGCCAACTTCGTCTCCGCGATCGCCGGCTTCGTGGCGGGCGCGGTGGTCATGGTCGCGGTGTCCCTGTTCACCGCCCCCAAGCCCGCCGACGAACTCCAGGGCCTGGTCTACGGCACGCGCTCACCCGGCATGGCGGAGCCGCCCGCGGAGGGCGACGACGCGTGGTACCGGAAGCCGGCGCTGCTGGGCTGGGGCGCCGTCGTTCTCGCCGCCGCCTGCTACATCCCGTTCTCGTTCTGAACGCGGGAGGATTGAGGGACCATGTCCGAGCACTTTTCCGAGCGTGATCTTCAGCAGCAGGTCTCCGATCTGGAGACCAGGTCGACGACGGCCGCGCGGCTGTTCGACATCCGGCGGATCATCGGTGGGCTGTTCGTCCTGTACGGCGTGATCGTGACGATCGCGGGGTTCACCGCGTCCGACGCGGACATCGACAAGGCGCAGGGGGTCAACATCAACCTGTGGACCGGGTTGGGGATGCTGGTCCTCGGCCTGCTGTTCCTGCTCTGGCTGAAGCTGAGGCCGACGGCTCCGCCGCCTGAGCCCCTGCCGGGGGAACGGGAGGAGTAGCCGCGGGCCTCGCGGCGCCCGGCGCCATACCGGTACCCGGCGCGGGTGTGGGCCGGGGGTGGGTCTGCGCAGCCCGGCGCCAACGGGGTGCCGTCGCGCCCACCCGTGCCGCCCCAGCGGCACGACTGCCCGCGGAGTGCGGCGGTGTGGCGGGTTCGGCGGTTAGCCGCTTACGGCGCGGAGGGGGCGGGGCGGGGGTGGTCGCCCGCAGTGGCTGGCGCGTCCGCGCCCTGTGCCCCTTCCAGCCGGGACAGTCGCGCCAGTCCGAGGACGTCCACCCCCGACACGACCCCGCACCACCCACCGCCCCCAGGCGTTCAACCCACCGGCCCCGCGCGGTCCAGGAGGCCCGTGCGGGCGGCCAGTGCCGCCGCCTCCAGCCGGGACCCCACCCCCAGCTTCATCAGCACCCGCTGCACATGCGTCCGCGCCGTCGACGGCGCGATCCCCATCCCCGCCGCGATCAGCCGCGTGTCCTCCCCCTCCGCGACCCGCACCAGCACCTCCACCTCCCGAGGCGTCAGCATCTGCAACAGCCGCGCCCCCTCGTCATCCGGCTGAGCCACCGGATTCAGCAGCTCCCCGAACGCCCCCTGCAACAACTGCGGCGCCACAGCGGCCTCCCCCGCCCGCGCCTTCATGATCGCCCGCTCGACCCCCTCGATCCGCTCGTCGTGCCGCACGTACCCCGACGCCCCCGCCGCGAAAGCCGCCGCGATCCCCCGAGGCGACGGCACCGGCCCCAGCACCACCACCGCCACCTGCGGCCGCTCCCGCTTGATCTTCACCACCGGATCGAACGCCCCCGGCTCCGCCGGCCCGGCCGTCCCCAGCAGGCACACCTCCGGCGCCCTGCTGATCACCAGATCCGCCGCCCCCGCCGCCGGCGCCGCGGCCGCCAGCACCCGGTGCCCCCGCAGCTTCAGCGCCGAGGCCAACGCCTCGGCGAGCAACCGGTGGTCGTCGACCACCATCAGCCGCACACCCATCGAACAACCAACCCCCCAGACCAACGCACCCCCGGATGCCCCCGGAAGCTACACGCTTGTTCGACGTCGCGCTCCCCCTACCGGCGAGAATCGCCCCGGATCGCCGAACTTCCCGTATTCGGTGCCGATGAGCCCATGATGAGCGGTACGCGCACGGCCCCGTCCCTGAACAGGGACGGGGCCGTGGAAATTGTCCGACCGACGATCAACTCGTACCGAACGCGATCACCAGATACTCCTTGCGGTCCGTTCCCGCCGAGAAGTCACTGGCGTACACACTCGACATGTACAGACCCCCCTTGGAGAACAGGATCTCCGCGTAGTCCGGGGACATCCGCGCCTCCACGTCCCGCACGTTCTCCGTCGCCGGGTTCTCCATCAGCGTCGTCTGCTTGAAGGTGCCGCCGTCGATGCTGACGATCTGCCCGCCCTTGTCGTACGGCGGACGCTTGTACGCCAGGACGTTGTTGCCGTCCATCCGCAGCGGGTAGATCTCGTAGTCGTCGCCCGCGTCGGCCCGCTGGCCGGTCTGCTTGCCGGTCGCCAGGTCGAAGGCCACGATCTCGTTGGTCTGGCCGTACGACTCCCCGCTGCCGTCGTGCTCCTCGGTGGCGATGTACAGCCGGTCGTTGCCGACGGCCAGCCCGCTGCACTTCTCGATCTTGTAGATCGCGTCGCAGCGCGCCGCGAAGTCCTCGCCCGGCGCGGAGATGCGCGTGCGCAGCTTGCCGGTCTTGTTGTCGACGGAGAAGAAGTCCGAGATGCCGCTGCCGTCACCCGCGGAGTCACCGACGTCGGCGGCCACGACCAGCGGGTCGGTGGAGACCACGGCCGCGTACTCGATGCCCTCGTCCATCTTGTACTCGGTGATCACCTTCCCGGTCTTCGGGTCGATGTTCTGGATGTGCAGCTGACGCGCCTCGTACTCACCGCACTTGCGCACCGCGACGAGCTTCGCGCCGCCCGCGTACCCGGAGTCGTAGCAGGAGTCGGACGTCTTCGGCGCCCAGAGCTGCTTGCCGGTGGCGACGTCCCAGGCGGCGCCGCCGCTGGTGCTGCCCGCCGCGACGGTGCCGCCGCTGACGGTGACGTTGTTGAAGCTGATCGGCATCGTGCCGGACTGGGCGGTCTTGGTCCAGACCTCCTTGCCCGTCTCGAGGTCGATCACCGCGACCTGCGTGCAGGACTGCGGGTCGCCCTTCGTCGGCATGTCGGGCTTGAAGATGATCGCCGTCTTGTTGTCCTCGGTGGTGCGGCCGCTGCCCTCGCACACCGGTCCGGGCAGGTCGATCGTCCACTTCTTGGTGCCCTTGGCGCGGTCGTACCCGACGACCTCGGCGATCCCGCTCTTGGCGTACACCGTGTCGGTCAGCCAGGAACCGGCGGTGGAGATGCTGGTGACGTCCTTGGGCGTCTTGGGCGCGGGCACCTGGAACAGCACCTTGGAGCCGGTGTCGGCCGGCGCCTTCTCCTGGGCCCCGGAGGAGCCGCTGCCGCTGCCGTTCTCACCCCCGCCGCCACCGTTGGTCTTGTTCTTGCCGTCGCCCCCGGCGGTGTTCTTGCTGTCGTCGTCCTTGCCGGACGAAGACGCGTACCAGACACCGCCACCGACGATGAGGGCGATGGCCACGACCGCGGAGACGATGATGGCGATCTGCGAGTTGAACTTCTTCCCGCCACCCCCCGGCTGCGGCTGCATCGGCATGGTCGCCGGCTGCGGATACCCGTAACCGGGCTGCCCGTAGCCGGGCTGGCCATAACCGGGCTGCCCGTAGGCCCCGGGCTGCTGCGGCTGCCCGTAGGCACCC carries:
- a CDS encoding outer membrane protein assembly factor BamB family protein, with amino-acid sequence MTQPPPPPNQPPQQPGFGPPQDPSQQQPAQSPQQPPSAPAGGPDLNKAPEPGYGYPQAPQPSAPPAAPQGPGYGYPQQQQPPAAGYGYPGQAQPGPYGQPQQPGAYGQPQQPGAYGQPGYGQPGYGQPGYGYPQPATMPMQPQPGGGGKKFNSQIAIIVSAVVAIALIVGGGVWYASSSGKDDDSKNTAGGDGKNKTNGGGGGENGSGSGSSGAQEKAPADTGSKVLFQVPAPKTPKDVTSISTAGSWLTDTVYAKSGIAEVVGYDRAKGTKKWTIDLPGPVCEGSGRTTEDNKTAIIFKPDMPTKGDPQSCTQVAVIDLETGKEVWTKTAQSGTMPISFNNVTVSGGTVAAGSTSGGAAWDVATGKQLWAPKTSDSCYDSGYAGGAKLVAVRKCGEYEARQLHIQNIDPKTGKVITEYKMDEGIEYAAVVSTDPLVVAADVGDSAGDGSGISDFFSVDNKTGKLRTRISAPGEDFAARCDAIYKIEKCSGLAVGNDRLYIATEEHDGSGESYGQTNEIVAFDLATGKQTGQRADAGDDYEIYPLRMDGNNVLAYKRPPYDKGGQIVSIDGGTFKQTTLMENPATENVRDVEARMSPDYAEILFSKGGLYMSSVYASDFSAGTDRKEYLVIAFGTS